A stretch of Aristophania vespae DNA encodes these proteins:
- a CDS encoding helix-turn-helix domain-containing protein, translating into MHSSLAMPARKRQKEAVITPEKTFFKKLAESLFIFRQALSAVLNGRSDLILFLALRLEKTQSVKANALMKILTTYEMAVARERKKYFQVKSLSTRNRRAKMRLSVERLI; encoded by the coding sequence ATGCACTCTTCCTTGGCCATGCCTGCCAGAAAGCGACAGAAGGAAGCCGTTATCACTCCTGAAAAAACATTTTTTAAAAAACTTGCTGAAAGCTTGTTTATTTTCCGCCAAGCTCTTAGTGCCGTCTTAAATGGCCGCTCTGACTTGATTCTTTTTCTGGCATTAAGACTTGAGAAAACACAGAGTGTTAAGGCTAATGCGCTAATGAAAATACTGACCACTTATGAGATGGCAGTAGCTCGTGAGAGAAAAAAATATTTTCAGGTGAAATCATTATCTACGAGGAATAGGAGGGCCAAGATGAGGCTTTCAGTTGAGAGGCTTATATAG
- a CDS encoding TonB-dependent receptor, translating to MSPSPIRRYLRPAPIATGMITLLCSGLPFEPADAASDRDKDNLLSSQQAGTTQAETSTQNNKTTAIKSEHEEHLTVQAHRPSDMNILHESMGLSRMPQDAMHTPQAVNVVPQELMKQQNVKSLDEALRNVPGITASVGEGEGGMSGDQFLIRGFQAQNDIYENGLRDFGVYTRDSFYYDHVSVIKGPSSEVFGNGTTGGAINIVTKAPHAGNSYQAGFSGGSGSYYRGTLDINRQLNETTAVRISAMGNENNVVGRDQVHSHRWGIAPSITFGMGQDISYTLDYFHQNDNRIPDYGVWVVNKPGASVAKPITEYGINRKNWYGTTFDHDDISTDMITGRLTAKVAPWLTLYNDTKGGIYHRYYSASQPNCNVKCQKAFFSSNPSSAEISRNGGLGGPNPYRQSDWSIQDVFSAIARFKTGSIRHEVISGFDIEHIEDHRQNYPYNHTRGGTNLVNPSKDVPGLERLTCAQNPGGLANIPGGVGRKCYKDGNATDIGFFFSDQVWLTNWFSIKGGFRLDQWYSSYDATGGVATTPDSHFTQNQFTINPTVSLMYTPTDDIMVYFNWAESTTPTSLYVTNSNAPFMTSTDFKPERSRLYEFGTKYNAFNGRMGFTAAFFRLEKSNSTITDPATGDVSSSSDSQRNQGIELSASGNITRNWSIIGTYAFYDSRVTDSKSAANVGKRIQYVPKNSATLWSTYTIAPHTLYNLNFGGGITWREGVWLNAPNTARVPATVDFDAVISHDFGDHWRIAMNGYNLANRLNYSNLFSNRVTPSLGRSFLFNLSANY from the coding sequence ATGAGTCCCTCCCCTATCCGCCGTTATCTCCGCCCTGCGCCAATTGCCACGGGAATGATTACTCTTCTTTGTTCAGGCTTACCGTTTGAACCAGCAGATGCGGCTTCTGATAGGGATAAGGACAATTTATTATCTTCTCAGCAAGCTGGGACTACACAGGCAGAAACTTCCACTCAAAACAACAAAACAACAGCCATCAAATCAGAGCATGAAGAACATCTGACAGTACAGGCACATCGTCCCAGTGACATGAATATTTTGCATGAATCTATGGGGCTAAGTCGCATGCCTCAAGATGCTATGCACACGCCGCAAGCTGTCAATGTTGTGCCACAAGAATTAATGAAGCAGCAAAATGTCAAATCACTAGATGAAGCTTTGCGCAATGTTCCCGGCATTACGGCCTCCGTTGGTGAAGGCGAAGGGGGGATGTCAGGAGATCAGTTTCTTATTCGTGGTTTTCAGGCACAGAATGATATTTATGAAAATGGCTTGAGAGATTTTGGCGTTTATACGCGAGACAGCTTTTATTATGACCATGTTTCTGTCATTAAAGGCCCCTCTTCTGAAGTTTTTGGTAATGGCACTACAGGCGGCGCCATAAATATCGTAACAAAGGCCCCTCACGCCGGAAATAGTTATCAGGCAGGTTTCTCTGGTGGCTCTGGCTCATATTATCGCGGTACATTAGATATTAACCGGCAATTAAACGAAACCACAGCCGTCAGAATTTCTGCCATGGGCAATGAAAATAATGTTGTTGGTAGAGATCAAGTTCATTCACACCGCTGGGGTATCGCGCCTTCCATAACTTTTGGAATGGGACAAGATATCTCTTATACACTCGATTATTTCCATCAAAATGATAATCGCATACCTGATTATGGTGTGTGGGTCGTTAACAAACCTGGGGCTTCTGTTGCTAAGCCCATTACTGAATATGGTATTAATCGTAAAAACTGGTATGGCACAACTTTTGATCATGATGATATTAGTACTGATATGATCACGGGCCGCCTCACCGCCAAAGTTGCCCCTTGGCTTACGCTTTATAACGATACTAAAGGCGGTATATATCACCGTTATTATTCTGCTTCTCAGCCTAATTGTAACGTTAAATGCCAAAAAGCGTTTTTCTCTTCAAATCCTTCCAGCGCTGAAATTTCCCGTAATGGTGGTTTAGGTGGCCCTAACCCCTATCGCCAGAGCGACTGGTCTATCCAGGATGTATTTTCGGCAATTGCCCGCTTTAAAACTGGCAGTATTAGACATGAAGTCATTTCGGGATTTGATATTGAGCATATAGAAGATCATCGCCAAAACTACCCCTATAATCATACGCGCGGCGGTACAAATCTTGTAAACCCCTCAAAAGACGTACCGGGTTTAGAACGGTTAACTTGCGCGCAAAATCCAGGGGGCTTAGCTAATATCCCCGGTGGGGTTGGCAGAAAATGTTATAAAGACGGAAATGCGACAGATATTGGCTTTTTCTTCTCTGACCAAGTTTGGTTAACAAACTGGTTTTCTATCAAAGGTGGGTTTCGTCTTGATCAATGGTATAGCTCATATGACGCAACTGGCGGTGTAGCAACAACGCCTGACAGCCATTTTACTCAAAACCAATTTACAATTAATCCAACCGTCAGTCTAATGTACACCCCAACTGACGATATTATGGTTTATTTTAACTGGGCAGAATCAACGACCCCAACAAGTCTTTATGTCACAAACAGCAATGCGCCCTTTATGACAAGCACTGACTTTAAACCAGAGCGCAGTCGCCTTTATGAATTTGGTACAAAATATAATGCCTTTAATGGCCGTATGGGCTTTACCGCAGCCTTTTTCCGACTAGAAAAAAGCAATTCCACAATTACCGATCCCGCTACAGGTGATGTTAGCTCATCATCAGACAGTCAAAGAAACCAAGGTATTGAATTAAGTGCGTCGGGCAATATTACAAGAAACTGGAGCATAATCGGAACTTATGCCTTTTATGACAGCCGCGTCACAGACTCTAAATCGGCAGCTAATGTAGGCAAGCGCATTCAATATGTGCCTAAAAATTCAGCCACATTATGGAGCACTTACACTATTGCCCCTCATACACTCTATAATCTCAACTTTGGTGGTGGCATTACATGGAGAGAAGGTGTTTGGCTCAATGCCCCCAATACGGCAAGAGTGCCCGCAACAGTTGACTTCGATGCTGTAATTTCTCACGATTTTGGAGATCACTGGCGTATTGCAATGAATGGCTATAACCTTGCTAATCGCCTAAATTATAGCAACTTATTTAGCAACCGCGTCACACCTTCACTTGGCAGGTCATTCTTATTTAATCTGAGTGCAAATTATTAA
- the surE gene encoding 5'/3'-nucleotidase SurE produces MPSDYVFNRILVTNDDGYGAPGLMILKEIAQSLAREVWVVAPFRDQSGVSHSISIHDPLRLIQKDEKDYAVTGTPADCVIMGAKHLMKTHPPDLILSGINSGANLGTETLFSGTVGAAMTGMLLDIPSIALSQAYADPDNIPWATSRKYGAQIIREILKLKLEHKVCFNVNFPNCGNENVKNRKFTTQGKGLLNGADVQAETDPRNKDYFWLQLRHKDDKKDDNISSEAYNLSQNYITISPLQFERTHHDTLEQIEQQLG; encoded by the coding sequence ATGCCATCTGATTACGTTTTTAATAGAATTCTTGTGACAAATGACGATGGCTATGGGGCTCCCGGATTAATGATTTTGAAGGAAATTGCCCAATCTTTAGCACGCGAAGTGTGGGTTGTAGCGCCTTTTCGTGACCAAAGCGGTGTTTCACATAGCATTAGCATTCATGATCCTCTTCGTCTTATACAAAAAGACGAAAAAGATTACGCTGTTACCGGCACTCCTGCTGACTGTGTCATTATGGGTGCCAAGCACCTTATGAAAACACATCCTCCTGATTTAATCCTTTCGGGCATTAATTCCGGCGCTAATCTAGGCACTGAAACGCTTTTTTCAGGCACTGTCGGGGCTGCGATGACTGGCATGCTTCTTGATATACCCTCTATTGCTTTAAGTCAGGCCTATGCAGATCCAGACAATATTCCCTGGGCAACATCACGCAAATATGGTGCTCAAATTATTCGCGAAATTCTAAAACTCAAACTTGAACATAAAGTCTGCTTCAATGTTAATTTTCCAAATTGTGGAAATGAAAATGTAAAAAACCGCAAATTTACAACGCAAGGCAAAGGTTTATTAAACGGAGCTGATGTCCAAGCCGAGACTGACCCACGCAATAAAGATTATTTCTGGCTCCAATTACGTCATAAAGACGACAAAAAAGACGATAATATAAGTTCAGAAGCTTATAATCTTTCGCAAAATTATATTACAATCTCTCCGCTACAATTTGAGCGCACTCATCATGATACTCTTGAACAAATTGAACAACAGTTAGGCTGA
- a CDS encoding DUF1460 domain-containing protein: MYKRAVLLIAVFLSGCVEHSVISKTATLPNNEIVDIAGTKANIDAGTLEKLHNLFAYRASWPTALTHGRIVELVSREFLGTPYLSNHLIGSQNTPEQLVIDLRVFDCFTFIDYVEALSTSHNVDEFVQRLINIRYADGEITFAQRKHFFTDWAEKNQLVAKDITAQISPDAVSVVKNLNQKADGSSYLPGLPVIQRDITYIPSAKINDKLLARLRTGDYIGIYTNLPGLDASHTGIFIMTQNGPVFRNASSRKENMKVVDYPFMNYVKTTPGIIVMRSLSK, from the coding sequence ATGTATAAGCGTGCCGTGCTGTTGATTGCTGTTTTCCTCAGCGGATGCGTAGAACATTCTGTTATTTCCAAAACCGCTACTCTACCCAATAATGAAATTGTTGATATAGCGGGCACTAAGGCAAATATAGATGCTGGCACACTAGAAAAATTACATAATCTTTTTGCGTATCGTGCCAGCTGGCCCACTGCGCTAACTCATGGCCGTATCGTTGAGCTGGTCTCTCGAGAATTTCTTGGAACCCCTTATCTCAGCAATCACCTTATAGGTTCGCAAAATACGCCTGAGCAGTTGGTCATTGACTTGCGTGTTTTCGATTGTTTCACCTTTATTGATTATGTTGAAGCATTAAGCACCTCTCATAACGTAGATGAGTTTGTGCAACGACTCATAAATATACGCTATGCTGACGGCGAGATTACCTTTGCCCAACGTAAACATTTTTTTACTGACTGGGCAGAGAAGAACCAGTTAGTAGCAAAAGATATTACTGCTCAAATAAGCCCAGATGCCGTAAGCGTGGTAAAAAACCTTAATCAAAAAGCCGATGGCAGTAGTTATTTACCTGGTTTGCCTGTTATACAGCGTGATATCACATATATTCCTAGTGCCAAAATTAATGATAAACTGTTAGCCAGGTTGCGTACTGGGGATTACATTGGAATTTACACCAATTTACCTGGTTTAGATGCCTCGCACACCGGTATTTTTATCATGACCCAAAATGGTCCCGTCTTTCGCAATGCTTCTTCGCGTAAAGAAAACATGAAAGTGGTTGACTATCCATTTATGAATTATGTCAAAACGACACCTGGTATAATCGTTATGCGATCTTTAAGTAAATAA